One Bos indicus isolate NIAB-ARS_2022 breed Sahiwal x Tharparkar chromosome 10, NIAB-ARS_B.indTharparkar_mat_pri_1.0, whole genome shotgun sequence DNA window includes the following coding sequences:
- the LOC139185454 gene encoding olfactory receptor 4K13-like: MDLLNNRSSVSEFVLVGLSTSQETQILFFAIFFLVYVAIIVGNLLIVISVIVDNHLHSPMYFFLANLSFFDLCLSSAATPKVISDFLRKHKTISWWGCMTQMFFMHFFGGGEMSLLIAMAVDRYVAICKPLHYKTIMSHRVLTGFLLLSWVIGLIHTTSQMVFTVGLPFCGPNVLDSFFCDLPLVIKLACTDTYILELLVIVNSGLLSLICFILLLISYIVMLVTIWKHSSSASSKALSTLSAHITVVTLFFGPAIFIYAFSFNSYSVDKFLSVFYSIITPLLNPIIYTLRNQEMKAAIKRLSNHHIGSWLTP, translated from the coding sequence ATGGATCTTCTGAATAACAGATCAAGTGTTTCTGAGTTCGTTTTGGTGGGACTTTCTACTTCTCAAGAAACTCAAATACTCTTTTTCGCAATCTTCTTTCTTGTCTATGTCGCCATCATCGTAGGAAACCTCCTCATTGTCATCTCTGTGATAGTTGATAACCATCTTCACTCCcccatgtatttctttctggcAAATTTATCATTCTTTGATTTATGTCTTTCTTCTGCTGCAACTCCCAAAGTGATTTCAGACTTCCTTAGAAAACACAAGACCATCTCCTGGTGGGGCTGCATGACCCAGATGTTCTTTATGCACTTCTTTGGGGGTGGAGAGATGTCTCTTCTGATAGCTATGGCCGTTGACAGGTATGTCGCCATATGCAAACCCTTGCACTACAAGACCATCATGAGTCACAGGGTGCTCACTGGGTTTCTACTGCTCTCATGGGTGATCGGGCTTATCCATACTACAAGCCAGATGGTTTTTACGGTGGGTTTGCCTTTCTGTGGTCCCAATGTATTGGACAGCTTTTTTTGCGACCTCCCCCTGGTCATCAAGCTTGCCTGCACTGATACTTACATCCTAGAGCTCTTGGTGATCGTGAACAGTGGGCTCTTGTCCCTGATCTGCTTCATTCTCTTGCTCATATCCTACATTGTCATGCTGGTCACGATCTGGAAGCACTCCTCCAGTGCATCCTCTAAGGCTCTGTCTACACTCTCTGCTCACATAACTGTAGTCACTCTCTTCTTTGGCCCTGCTATCTTCATTTATGCTTTTTCATTTAATAGTTACTCTGTAGAtaaatttctttctgtgttttactCTATCATCACTCCTCTCCTTAATCCAATTATTTATACTCTGAGGAATCAGGAAATGAAGGCAGCCATTAAGAGACTGAGCAACCATCATATTGGTTCCTGGCTCACCCCCTAA
- the LOC139185145 gene encoding olfactory receptor 4L1-like gives MKMMNSSMISEFVLLGLTNTWELELFFFFIFLLAYAAIMAGNLLIVVTITLDSHLHSTPMYFLLGNLSFLDMSVSTITTPKMVADFVRENKTISLWGCMAQMFFLHFLGGSEMTLLIVMAVDRYFAICKPLHYTTIMNHRVLRGSVLLSWAVGFVHTMSQMVFTITLPFCGPNIVDNIFCDLPLVIKLACTETYVLELLVIADSGLLSFISFILLLISYTVILVTIRHQSSGGLSKALSTLSAHITVVTLFFGPCIFIYAWPFSSFSVDKFLSVFYSVITPLLNPIIYTLRNQEMKAAMNRLRTQHVRSRKTF, from the coding sequence ATGAAAATGATGAATAGCTCAATGATATCTGAGTTTGTTTTGTTAGGACTCACCAACACTTGGGAActtgagcttttcttttttttcatatttttattggcCTATGCAGCGATTATGGCAGGAAACCTTCTCATTGTGGTCACCATAACCTTGGACTCTCATCTGCACTCCACACCAATGTACTTCCTCCTTGGAAACCTCTCCTTTCTTGATATGTCTGTTTCTACAATCACAACCCCCAAGATGGTTGCAGATTTTGTCAGGGAGAATAAAACTATTTCTCTATGGGGCTGTATGGCTCAGATGTTCTTCCTTCACTTTTTAGGGGGTAGTGAGATGACACTTCTCATAGTTATGGCGGTTGATAGGTACTTTGCCATATGTAAACCTCTTCACTACACAACCATCATGAACCACCGGGTACTCAGAGGCTCTGTGCTGCTATCATGGGCTGTTGGCTTTGTGCATACAATGAGCCAGATGGTGTTTACCATCACCTTGCCCTTCTGTGGCCCCAATATAGTAGACAATATTTTCTGTGACCTTCCGCTGGTTATAAAGCTTGCCTGCACTGAGACCTATGTTCTGGAGTTGCTAGTAATTGCTGACAGTGGACTATTGTCTTTCATCTCCTTCATACTCTTGCTCATTTCCTACACTGTCATTCTGGTAACCATTCGACATCAGTCCTCTGGTGGTCTCTCCAAAGCTCTGTCCACACTATCTGCTCATATTACAGTGGTCACTCTGTTCTTTGGGCCGTGTATCTTCATTTATGCTTGGCCATTTAGTAGTTTTTCAGTGGAtaaatttctttctgtgttttattcAGTTATCACACCTTTACTGAACCCCATTATTTATACTCTGAGGAATCAGGAGATGAAAGCAGCCATGAATAGACTGAGGACCCAACATGTGAGGTCCAGAAAGACCTTCTAG